In the Patescibacteria group bacterium genome, ATTTTAAATGAATAAGTGCCGAATGCTTAAATTTTTAAAAGGTTCCTTATTTAGTCATTTAAAAATTGGCTACCTTTCATTTGAAATTAAAAATTAAAAATTAAAAATTAAAAATTTTTATTCGCAATTCACCTTCAATATAGCACAAATTAGTAACGCGACGACCCCAGCTGGGATCGTCGCGCAACGACGTATCATATTCGGACAAACCCCCTTTAGGCAGTGTGCCGCACAGCGCGGCCCATCATGACGATCATGTCTGCCGGTGGTGTCATAGAACCAACACCCAAGGCAGACCAGTGGGTTTCGGAGCCCCACCACTCCTTCATGCGTGCCCATTGGTATGTCCTCTGCGACGCATGAACGGGTATAACAGGATAAGAACCGGAACAACGAGAACAGTAGAGACGATTGCTCCGACTGTCATCGCGACCCCGGTCAATGCCAGACTGACTCCCGGACTAATTCTCATCACTCCCTCCCTTCAGCCCATCTGGATATTGGGGCGTTGCTGGGCAGATTCGACGCTTTGCCCACCCGGCACACTGCGAAAGTGAATCGGGTTGACTGGTGCCACCCCAATCACTTCATCCATGCACCGCCCATTGCGACATCCGGGTAAAGCACCTGGGAACCCCGGCTTGAAGTACGGACAGCGGGCGCACGTCCACAAGTCGACTGTTCTGTGTCCCATAACTCTCTCCTTCAGAGTTGGTTGTGACTGATTCCGACCAGTACACCTCCGCGGTCGGCCAGTCTTCCTCGGACGTTGTCCGAGGGCTTGAACTTGCAAGCCGAAAGGGCGCAAGCCGGCAGAGCAGTCAGACATCCACCAGCCGGTACCAACTGCGCCGAAGTTGACGGGCGTCGGTGTGCACACCCGCTACACTTTGACGAATCGCCTCTTACTGTCCTCATTGAGCCCCTCCTTCCAGAGAGCACAAGCCAACAATATGTTAAGGCACTCGACAAACCAGCCGTCTAATGGTATTATATACTCATATAATCAAATGTAAAGGGTAATATGGCAACGGTAGCACTAATTGGACGACCAAATGTAGGAAAATCGTCCATTTTTAATCGATTAATTGGTCAACGTGTAGCGATTGAGGCACGAGAGGCGGGCACAACTCGTGATCGTATTTTTGGTATCGCCAACTATCGCGGTACCGAGTTTACGGTAATTGATGTAGCCGGAATTGACTCAGCCAGAACCGATTTTAATATGTCGGTTAGAGAACAAATAGAAACGGCTAAACTTCAAGCAGACGTAGTAATTCTAATTTTAGATAGTCAAACCGGCATTTTAACCGAAGATCAAATTGTAATTGATCAAGTTCGCGCCATGGGCAAACCAACTATTGTAGTAGCCAACAAGGCCGATGGCTTAGGGCAAACCAACGCGGTGGAAAGCTGGCCAAGCATTGGGTTTGGCAAAATATTACCGGTTTCGGCCATTCATAACAACGGCATCGATGATTTACAAAAACAGATTCTAGCCAAGTTGCCAAACAAATCAGACGCGCCTAAACAGCCCAAAAATATGGTTAAAGTGGCCATAATCGGCCGACCAAATGTGGGAAAATCTACTTTGCTAAATAATATTGCCGGCGAACAACGCGCGGTAGTATCAAATGTGGCTGGCACCACAAGAGACAATATCGACATCACCTTGCCATACAAAGAGATGCAATTTCAATTTATAGACACCGCCGGCATTCGCAAACGAGGAAAAATAGAAGTTGGAATCGAAAAATTTGCCGTAACCAGAGCGGTTGATGCGGTGCAAAAGTGTGACGTGGCTTTTTTATTGGTAAACGCAATGGAAGGCCCAACCGCAAACGACGCTCACATAGCCGGAATTGTGTTGGAATTTGGCAAGGGATTAGTGATTGCGGTTAACAAATGGGACAGCTATCTAAAAGATTTTGCCGAAAAAAACGCTAAAAAAACCAATGCGGAAACCGGTAATCTGGATGATTTAGCTCAGCGCGAGTTTTTGGCTGATTTACAAGCTACTTTTGCTTTTATTCCATGGGTTGTGGTGATTTTTATTTCCGCAGCAGACGGGCTAAATGTACACAAATTATTAGAGCAAGCGCACAAAGTTTATCATACTCGTATGATAAATCTGGAACAAAGCCAACTGGACAACATTGCCACAGTGGCAATGGCGAACAATGGCAACTTACCGCTTATATATAAGATAGAACAAATCGGCTCGAACCCTCCCACGTTTGCGGTCTATGTTAATCGCCCACAAACCTGGCATTTCTCACAATCCAGATATATCGAAAACCTTATTAGAGATCACGAACCGTTTCGCGGCACGCCAATTAAAGTTGAGTTAGTACCCTACTCTAAGTCGCAACCAAAAAAGCACTAAGCACCAAATTCTAAAAAAATTCGAAATAAAAAAATTCGAAATGTTTTTGAGTGTTGATTTACGTATTTTGGATTTATTTAGTGTTTGAATCTTGGAATTTAGAATTTACCTAGTAGGTGGCGTGGGCAATTAGTCCAAAATCGCTAAACGGATAAACAGTTACCCAAACTTTGCCGACCAAATTTTGTTTTGGCACGGTACCCCAACTGCGAGAATCGTCTGAATGATCTCGATTATCGCCCATCACAAAATATTGGTTGTTCTCAATTAGCCATGAACGCTCGGCGGTATCACCGTTAACCGATGTAACTTTTCCGGCGTCTAAGTAGCCCTCATTAAGCACTAATCCTTTTGGATTATCTGTATTGGTAATGATAACTTTACCATCAGAGATAGTTAGCTTATCCCCCGGTAAGCCGATTACTCGTTTAATATAATTTAAACTAGGATTTAAGGGGTATTTAAATACGATTACGTCGCCGCGCTCGGGCGCTTTTATTGCATAACTAATCTTTTGTACCATTAAAAATTCGTCGTTATGAAAATTTCTCTCCATCGAGCTGCCTTCAACTTGAAAAGGCTGAATTAACAAATAGTGCACTAGCGTATAAATTACCAAAACAACAACAACAGTTTTGCCGATTTCGTAAATAAATCGCAAAAACTGACCCAGCGGATGCTCGGCAATTGGGTGCTGAATATGTTGCGCGGCCTCTGTGTTCTCTGGCCGCGGCTTTTCTATGATATCTTTCAAACTATCTCCGTCTAGTATTAGATTACATAATAATAAGCTAGCTGACAATGAGCAGGTTATACACAACTATAACTATGACAAGACGCAGATACAAAAGTACCACGCTTAGCGTGGTCAAAAAAATCCATTCGTATATATTTGGTGGGACGCTGAGCGTCCCAATTACCACGCTTAGCGTGGTGGAACCGAGTGGACTTGAACCACTGACCTCTGCAATGTGAATGCAGCGCTCTAACCAACTGAGCTACGATTCCATAATTTCTTGCTTATATCATATCATTTTTTATCTAAAAGAAAAGATCCCCGCGAGCAGTGCGCCCGCGGGGGTTCGTATTCCAAGGAGCTAAGGATTGTCTGTCGTCCACGATAAACTCGAACCAGTGACTTCATAACCCCGGGTCTTATTTGCCGCCTTTCCGAAGCCACCCCGCTTGAGAATCTCTTGCGGAATTGGATCGTCAATCCGGCAGATGTAGACTCGGTACTCCACTGGTGTAACTGAATCATCATAGTTCGAGACAGCAATCCCCGTACTATCTGGAGACCATGCAAAGCTCTGAATCCCACTTCCTAGCGGGGGCATGATCTCGAGAACCGTGGCTAGGGTAGTCGCAGAAACCACTCCGACCCAACTGGAGTGCTGAACTGCAAGGTATTTACCGTCCGGTGATAGTTCGATGTTATACACGGTCCCCAAGTCACCATCAACACGCGCTACGATCGACTTGGTCTCCGGGTTGAAAAGCACCATCGATTTGCCGTAGGCAAATACAACATTCCCTTCTACCGTTGCCTTCAGGATCACTTGCTCGTTGAAGCTTGTGTCAAACTTGATGAGGTTCTCGGTTGGATACGTACGCGCCAACATTGAAGTCACAGTAACCCGTCTGAGGTAGGCGTACGTGCCATGCTCGTGATGAACGAAGTAAACCCACTGCCCATCACGAGAGAATGCGGGGTTGTGGCCATAAGTGGCAGCCGAGTCACTAGCAAGTTCCTCTATCGTCCCGTTTGTCAACAGCCTATTGAACGGCCCAAGACAGAATCCGGTCAGGATTCCAGAACTATCTGGAAACCATTCGAATGCAGAATCCCACGTTCGATCCCAGGTCAGTATCCGAGTACCATCTCGGTTGACTAGATGCCGGCCATCAGTAATATACTTCCCATCAGGTGACCATCTGATGAGCTGATCACTACCAAAGCCGGCAATCTCTTGCGAACCTGTTGGCGTGATGAGATTCGCGAAAGTTCGAAAGGGTCCATCCGAAACATCACGTTGGCTGTAGGCGATTAACCCGCTCCACGGCTTAAACTCGTGAGGGTTGTTGACAATGAACTTCCGCGCCATGCTCACTTCTTCCACCGGCCCAACTGCACGGAAGTTCAAGTAGTGAACACCATTGGTCAAGAGTGTGGTATCCAACGGAAACGAGTCTCCGGTGACCAATGTCTCTTTGCCACTATCGACCCGCCAGAACCCATCCGTGGTGTTCTGAAAGACGAATTTGGCGTTAATGGTGCCAACCACTGTTTGTTTTTCAGTTGGCGATGACACCGTGATCACCGGATGGGCGATGGCGGTGCCAGTGATCGGCGTTGTTGGCTGGTCTTTAGCGCCAATAACATGCGCTGTCAGGGTGAAACTACCAATAAAGTTCGGTTCACCAGTGAAGGTGTACGAACCATCATAGTTTGCGCCTGACATCTTGCCCGCGTCCACTGGTGCAATCGTCCATGTTGCCGGCACGTTAGTCGGTGCACGAGACGGCGCCAATGTGGCGATCCGAACGATCGTCTTGCCTGAAGTACGCGAGTTATCTGCTTGTGCCGCTACGATCATCGTGCCACCTTGGGCAACACGAAAGTCGGTTGGCGACACACTCGTACCCACAGGTGTAAGAGTGATAGTTGCCAACTGATCCGAGATTTCCATCCCGGCATCAGGGTCATCAGTCCCAGTGGGGTGATGCGCGCTGTACAAGAACGCAATTGTGCCCGACGCTGTGTTGTTAACCAAACGAAGGGACCCATCAGCGTTGATCGTCAAAGTTCCTAGATCTTGATGCATGCGCACCGAGTCAAACTTCACCGGGCCGTAATCAACGAATGGGTGCGTGGGCCCAATCCAGTGAGCGACAAGAGACCGCCCTTTCAGCTCATTGGAATCAAAAACCGACTGCATGAACCTGATCTCCCGCGTCCCCGGTGGGAAAATTGATCCCCCGCCAGGTCCCCCACTGCCACCACAACCAGCCAGAAACAACATCGCCATCACCGCCCCGAAAAGCTGCGCTTGCCGTTGCATTTTCTTGCCCTTTCGCGTCTCAAGCCGTCAGACGCCTGATCGTGGACCGTCAAGGGTTCTGTATTAGAGAGGTAAACCTAGAATGTTAAGGTTCACCTTAACACAACTATATCATTTACCATACAATACAAATATATTTATAATATGTCAATAGTCTTCATATGTAAATCCAAAAAATAAATGTCATTTTGATATTGAAGAAAATCGGCAATGCTTGCACTACAACCAATATTTTCTGTTACAATAATGTTAAGGAGGGAAAATGCATCCGATATTGTTTACTGTTGGATCGGTCACAATTTTTTCATTTGGATTATTTTTAGCACTTGCTATCTTAGTTGGGTCACTCTGTTTTGCCATACTTGCCAAATACAGCCGCCTAAACTTACCCGGTTTTTTTGACAACATACTTTTTATGATTTTTGTGGGCGTAGTTGGCGCCAGAATAGCGTATGTTATTACTTATCCGCAATACTTTCGCTTCCCTCAAGGCAGCTGGACCAACGCATTTGCTCTTTGGCAGGGCGGATTGGTATTTTACGGCGCAATTTTTGGCGGATTGTTCGCGGTTTGGTTGATATTGCGTAGCGAAAAACAGTACATCTTAAAATGGTTAAATATCTTAATTCTGGGCTTTTTGCTTGCAGTTGCGCTAGGGCAAACCGGCTGTCAGTTTGGCGGATGTGCTTTAGGGCAAACATCATCAGCGAAATTAGCGATTGATGGTAGATTGCCGATTGCACTGTATGAGGCTATCTTCTCATTATTACTTTTTGTCTTTGGATTAGTAATGTATCTTAAAAAACCACTGTGGCGCAAAGATGGCAAATTATTCTTCGTGTTATCGCTTGTTTACTTAGTCGGACGAGTGCTGTGTGACTACTTTAGAGAGCCGCTAGTAATGTGGAGAGGCCTATCTGCTTCAATTATTGTAGATATTGTATTGATATTTGCAGTAACCATAACTATGCTAATTGCCGCCAGAGTAAAGATGTTTAAAAAAGACGCCGAAGTAGTTTACTAAGGGCCAATTTTAAATTTCAAATTTGTTTCGAATTTCGTATTTCGAGCTTGAAAATAGTTAGTTCATTACCTGTTTGACCAGAGATGTAAACGCTTCCGGCTGTTTTTCGGCCATCTCGGCCAAGGCTTTGCGGTTTAGATCAATTTTTTTAATAGTTAATTGGTGAATGAATTGCGAATACTTGACGCCTTCATTTTGTAAGGCAATGTTGATGGTAGTAATCCACTGTGAGCGAAAATCGCGTTTTTTATTGCGACGATCTCGGTAAGCAAAAATTCCCGCATTTAAGGTGGCTTGTTTAGCCATGCGGATCAAATTATTACGCGTACCACGATAACCTTTGGTTAACGCAAGTAAATTTTTATGTCTTTTTCGGGAGATCATTCCCCGTTTTACTCTGGCCATCTTATTCCTTTATTGTTCAGACTTCGCTGTAAGCGAAGCTGAACTACGTGCCCCTATCGCCGAACGATGGGAGCTCGATCGGTGCGGCAACATTCGCTTAATTCGTTTAATATCTTTGCGGTCAATTTCTACCATTAATTTACTACGGTCGGATTTGTTCACGCGCAAGTGGGAAACAGCTGCTAATTTACGCATAATTTTACCGGTTCCGGTAATTTTGACTCTTTTTAACATGGCTTGATGGGTTTTGGTTTTCATAACTTCTCTTTATGCAATTGTAATGGATATTTGGTTACCTAGTTTGCTTGGGGACTGTTCGATCTTACCACCGATTTTCTGACCGATTTCGTTAATGGTAGCGAATGCTCTTTCCGCAAAAATCTGCTCTCTACCCTTCATTTTTATGACCACTCTAACTTTATTTCCCTGCGTTAGAAATTTTTTGGCCTGATTAATTTTCAGCTCCAAATCGTGATCAGAAATTTTTAAACTTAAGCGGATTTCTTTTACATCAATGGTTTTTTGGTTTGCTTTGGCTTTTCGCTCCGCTCTGGTTTCTTCGTAAATCATCTTGCCAAAATCTAGAATTTTACAAACCGGCGGAACAGCCATTGGCGAAACTTCAACCAAATCGAGGCCAATACTTTCAGCTAACTCTAACGCCTGGGCACGACTAACCTCACCTTGTGACTGACCGTTTTGATCAATCAGTAACATTGACGAGGCGGTTATTTGATCGTTTATTCGAAGCGATTTGCTACTTATAGTAAAGCCTTTTAGTTATTGACTCTTGAATAATAACACAATTTTACATTCATTACAACATTCTACTACTTAAATCCGTAAATTATTATGTCATTTCGACAAAGGGGAGCTGGCTCGAGCGACTACGTTGGCTCCGCCCGTAGACTACGCCCTAAGAGGGCAGGAAGCCAACAGTTCGACAACGCTCACAGGGTCGAGATGACAGGTAAAGTAATCTCCTGTGGATTAATTTCCGGATTCACGGCTAAAATGCTTGGAATTTGATATTTTGAATTTGTTTAGGATTTCGAATTTCGGATTTAGTGCTTAGTACCTACTCCGCCTCGGTATGTAACTGTCTAGCGGTAATAATTCGAACCGATTGCGGGATAACCGACAAACTAATGGGCATTTTGGCGATTGCATGACCATCTTGCACCACATCGCAATCTGATTCAGATTGAATTACAGCTGTATCTGAACGCATCAAAGTTTCAACGTTAAATGCGGGCTTACCAAAAATCGATTTGCTCCAAATTGGGCCGTTTTTGGCTGTGGTGTAAAAATTTAGCAATCCGGCAAAAGCAAACGGCATCTCACCGGTACAAAGGGTGATTCTAATGATATTGGAAAAAATCTCGGCCGAAAAACGATCGGTATGAAGATAAAAATGTTGGGGTTTAGCGGAATTTATCTTCACTTCCGAGAGGAAAAACAGCTCCGCGTTAATTACCCCAATGTCACGCAAAATAATTTTACGATGCCTAAGCGCTTTAATACCCACCCGCCAATCGGAATAACCAATTATTTGCGCTAAATCTGGCGATGCGTTAATTGGCAAAACCCCAAGCGCAATTGGTTGATCATAAATAGTACCGGCAATTTCAGCGGCTAAATATTCATTTCCCACCGCTACAATGGTGCTATATCCTTGGTCGATAGCTGATTTTGCCAATGTGGCCGCAGATTGTCCGGGTGTACGAAAAACGAACTCACCAGCGATGCCGTCTGGGATTAATCTGGCCCTAATTGCCGCGACCGCAGTTTGATCAACCTTGGTTTGTGGCGGATCTGCGATATAAAAATACAAAGTGATATCTCCTGGAGTAATTTAATTTTAAGGAATTATATTTTATGAGACATCAGAAAGTACCTATACGAATAAAATTACTAATGACTAATTACTAATGACTAATCAAATCCAAATTTCTAAAAAATCCATTAGACATTCGGTATTAGACATTAGGCATTATCAGCATCCGGCTCTGACTTCCCATTTTTATCGTGAATTACTTCGCTTTTGCCCACAAAAATTGCACCCATTTTGATCACCAAATTGCGAGTGGTAATATCACCATAAAGTTTGCCCTTGGGCTGAATTTCCAAACGATCATCGGCAAAAATGGTGCCGCTAACCTCACCGGAAATATCTACCACTTTGGCTTTAATTGGCCCGCGTACCACCGCGCCGGCACCCACAATCACCAAAGACTCGGACTTAATTTCACCCTCAACCGTCCCATTAACTTGAATGGCCCCTTGGTTACTTAGGTTCCCCTGCATTTTGACGCTCTGCCCAATGATCGTATCAAATGTTTCCATTTTCATTCCTCTGTTAATTGTCTAGGCACAACGTAAACTATTTTTGGTTTGAATGCAACAATGCCGCTAAAAACTCAGTATTGACAGGTCAAAGATGCCTTGCTAGTGTTAGGACGTGGCTGCGTTTGACCTATGGACGATGAAACACTAACCGTCGCCTATGGGTAGCAGGAGCAAGTGGCTCATCACACCAAAATTCAAGGGTTTAGGAGGGGGCATCTGGTATGTTTCTGTTTTGGTGTAAGCTAGTGCGCAATCAATAAATATCATGATTGCATAAAGGAGTGATGATGAGTCAATTCAAAAAACTATTTAAGACTTTATTGGTAGCCATTTTTGCCATAACCAGCTTGGCTAATATGTCTTTATTAGTACCCCAAGTGGCAAAGGCTGCGGATCCTTGTAGTCTTGATAGTGGATTATTTCATCTCGCAATAATTGCCGACCAAGGAACAGATCCGCTCACAAGAAATGTCGGACAAATAACCAAATATTGGGCACAAATTCAGGATAGTAGTGGAACGCCCGCGTGGTCATCATGCACTACGTATATAAGTATTGGTTTTGATAATTCAAACGTTATTAAAACCAATTCAAGTGGTACCGCTGATCCTAGAAATATTTCAATAAGTGCCACAACAGGCTCGACGCAGTACACCAGGGCAAGTTTTTATATAAAAGGGATTACGCCCGGATCGACTGCAATAACTGCCGAGACAACAACAGGGAGTAACTCTCCTTCCCAGCAACTCCAGTCTGGAGTTCAAACCGTAAATATTGTTGCCCCAGCGCCTGTATCAGATAAATTAGTCTTTAATGACGTTGCCCACGGTAACCCAGACTCGGTTTCGGGTATTGCCGGTGCATTGCCAAGTTTAAGTGGGATAAAAGCCCGGGCGTATTCCGACCTAGCGTTAACAAACCAAATTGGCACAGACGTTGATGTAAACTCAATTGATGGATCTTTTCCGGCAATTGAAACTGGCGATGACCAATATCGAACAGTTTTTATCGTAGCAGTTTACAATGGAACAACGTTAAGCGCGCCAACAGTTGTAACTCAAAACTACCCTTCCGAGGTGGCTCTTACAGTCAATCGCGTTAATAGCGATGTCCCGGTACTTACTTGGACCAATTTTGACGCTGGAAATACGTTTGTGATTTACCGATCAGATTTAGCTCATCCGGCTCTAACCCAAATAGGTACGTCACTTACCCCAACCTTTACCGACACAACCGCGAATCCAGAAATTCGATATACTTATGCGGTTAAACAGGTTAACGCGGCCGGTAGTTATACTCCCGAGTTTTTACCGACTCAGAATATTCGAATCGACATAACCAACGTGAACTATGATCCAGCGCGAATTAATGTCCAAAACGCATCGACAAAACCAGCTATCACCGCTAACGTTACACCGACTTTAGCGAGTGTTTGGTCAACCGCCATTACGGCATCGTGGACGAATAACGCCACGCAAGTAACAACTTTGGCAACGGTAACAATCAACGGGAATAATCTAACCGCCACATTGCCAGCCACGTTGCCTGACGGCAACTACACCGTCAGTATAGTAGCCAGAGACACGACACTTGATATTGATGATGCCGTTACTATCTCAAACAATTATCTAATTGACACCGTGGCGCCAACAGCACCGGTACTTTCAAATTTGCGATTTTCTAACGGCATTATCTCTGGCGTTATCAACTCGGTCGAAAAATCAATTTACGTAAATATTTACGACGCTAGCCATGCAATTGTCGCTCAACATATTGTTGCCGGCAGTGACGGATCATTTATTTCCGCCGGTTTACTGGCAAGTGACAAATATTACATCGAAGCCGAAGATTTTGCCGAAAACGTAAGCCCACAAACCTTATTTGATGTAACCCATGCGCCGTTTATTGACTCAAGTAAAATAACTATGCAGCAAAATGTGCCAGGCACTAGCGACAAAATCATCGGCGCAATAGGATCAGTAACCCCCGGCATCACCGTAAAAATTTACGGGTCGGACCCGGCGCTGACTAATGGTTTAGTACCAATTTATCAAACTATCGCCAATTCCGACGGCAGTTTTACGCGTGAAGTTGGGGATAACTTGGCTAACACTTTTTGGGTAACGGTTTGGAGCGGTTCCAATTTAGAAAGTGCCGCCGTTAAACTGGCAAACACAATTTCCATAAACCCCCCAACTAGCTTCACCGCCAAAGCTGGCAATGGATCTGTAACCTTAAATTGGACGCCGGTCTTGGGAGCAGAATACTATTTAGTAAATGTTTACGATGTTACTACCAAAAATAATGTAGCAGCGGTAACGATTAGCGGATTACAAACTACGTGGAAATTTGTGGGCGAGAACAGTCACACTTATCGATTTTATGTTAAGGCTCAGGATAGTTATGGTAACGTTAGCGCATATAAAGAAGTTGAAGCTACCCCTACTGCTCCGGTAGTGGCAGCCACGATCAAACAAACTACCCACACCACAACCGCGGCAACAGCTAAACCAATTGCAGCTGAAGAAATTGTAGCATCACCATCACCAGCCTCGACTCCGACACCAACAAATAACGACACAGGAAAAAATTGGACTGGTTGGATTATTGGGCTAGGGATAATAATTTTAGGCATCGCGCTTTCGGCGGCGTACCTACTTTGGGGCAAACCGGTGGAAACGGTGATTGTGACTAAAAAACCATCCATTGAGCCAACACCGGCGCCAAAAGCTGAAAAGATCGCAAACAATGATCAGTTGCTATCCGATTCGGTTGATGTAGAAAAGAAAGACGATGTCCCACCCAAGCCAAGGTGGTAGTGGGAAAATTTGATAATCGCGAGTAACCTTCGAGTGATTTCGATGCGAAGCGTCTAATTAGAATTTATTTCGAATTTCGGATTTAGTGCTTAGAATTTACCATATTTGTGGTATGATATGGTCAATGGCAATACAACATTTTCAAGAAGAAACACCCCGTTATCAGCCGAATTTTTTCCCATTGCAATATCTGGGAGTGCTTTTGGTGTTTGGTTGGTGTGTCTTTTTGGTATTCAGCAGTGTTTGGAAAGGGGTAAACCAATCTAAACAGCTTACGAGTTACAAGGATGATTTAGACCAAATCAAACTGGAAGTAGCGGTAAAAGAGCGCTACATAAAATATCAAAAAACCGATAGTTTTATTGAAAAACAAGCACGTGAGCATTTTGGCTATGCCAAACCGGGCGAAACTATCGTTAATTTGCCCGAGAACTCAGACCAATCGGCAGTTGTTAACGATGAAGAAGCGGCGGCCAGCGCCAAAACCAGCGAGTCCGTCAAACCATCATACGTCCGGCTCTGGTGGCAGTACTTTTTTGGAAAATAATATGATTATATTTATTTCTGGATTGAGTGGTACTGGGAAATCGGCATTGTGCGAGTATTTTCGAAACCACCCGATCTCGGGCTGGTCTTTCTACGATTTTGATAAAGGCAACGAAAAATGTCCCGAAGATCAAACTGAGCATTTGTCTTGGCGTACTCGACAAATGGAATACTGGCTTGGTGTCGCTAAAGATGACCAAAACACAAACACCATGATATTTGGCCTGACTATTTATCCAAATCAGATCATGGATTTAGCAAAACAACGTCAAATTGATCCAAAGACGATTCATTGTGCGTTGATAGATTGCGCTTCTGACGAGAGAAAGTCGAGAATATTTAAGCGCGGCACTCCTCAGCACTGGCAAGGCCATAAAGATTGGTACGACGAGTTTTACACCGTAATGCGAAATGAATGTGAGAATGAATTTAATACGACAAATAAATCCGTCGAAAAATCCGCTAAGGAGATTAGAGATTGGATAACATCGCTAGGTTGAAATGTCGCGGCGAGTGAAGACAACTAGAGCCACAATCAAACTAACCACCGCCACGCCACCAAACATCCAATAAGTGTACTGATCAATTTGGTTATAAATTAGCGCTTTCGGCGGATTGTAGTAGTAGAAAAACGAAACATATTTAATATCCGACAAGCTTTCTTTTAGTGTAGAGATAATGTTGATTACATACATCAAAACCGTGAGCCCGATGGATAAAAAGAACACTTTACCTTTTTCGGAGAAAATGGCAGATAACATGATGGCTAAATTATATATTGCCACGCCAAACAACAGCGAGAGCCATACAAAAGTATAAAAGTGGCTTGAACTAAGATTTATATCATACAGTTTGCACAACGGAATTGCCGCAAGAATGGTTAGCGGTGTGAATACTACCAACATTACCAACCCAACAAGATATCGGCTAAAAAAGAAATTTAGGCGCGATACCGGCTTAGCTAGCAAAAATTCGATTGTCCCCTTTTCAATTTCGCCGGCAAAGGCGTAACCACCGTAACCAACCGTTAGAGCAA is a window encoding:
- a CDS encoding septum formation initiator family protein translates to MAIQHFQEETPRYQPNFFPLQYLGVLLVFGWCVFLVFSSVWKGVNQSKQLTSYKDDLDQIKLEVAVKERYIKYQKTDSFIEKQAREHFGYAKPGETIVNLPENSDQSAVVNDEEAAASAKTSESVKPSYVRLWWQYFFGK
- a CDS encoding ABC transporter permease subunit, with translation MVTIFLRTIKDRWLMFAIYTVFSIALMWMYIALFPSFSKVDTSFMNAFPEGMMKAFNFDINSFVTIQGFLSTEQFSFIWPMLMIALTVGYGGYAFAGEIEKGTIEFLLAKPVSRLNFFFSRYLVGLVMLVVFTPLTILAAIPLCKLYDINLSSSHFYTFVWLSLLFGVAIYNLAIMLSAIFSEKGKVFFLSIGLTVLMYVINIISTLKESLSDIKYVSFFYYYNPPKALIYNQIDQYTYWMFGGVAVVSLIVALVVFTRRDIST